The bacterium nucleotide sequence CCTGCTCCGACAGTTCGGTGCGGAAATCCCACCCGGCATCGCTCGAAACGACGTCACTGAATACGAGTACACTGCTGTCATAACGCACTTCGCCGCGCAGCTGCGACGGCTGTCCGCCGAAGAATTCCCAGCACACGTTCACGTCCAACTCCTCTCCGCTCGGCGCGATTACAACCGTGTCGATATGCGCGATGAGCGTCTCCTCGCACTGACAGATTTCCATCACGAATCCGTCCTGCGTCACCGTGTTGGGGCACCCGCTCGTGAGCGTTAAACTGTCGATCTGGATATGCACCACACGACTGCTTGCCGCTGCAAGGGCACGCATGGAGATGCCGACGAGGTGTCCGGTCTCAAGTCCGGGATAGACGTATTCGGCACGGAAGCGGTATGTGCCCGGCCGCAGCTCGATGAGTTGGACAGCGGTGTTCTGCGTGATGGTTCCAAGCGTAACCGGCGTAAGCGCCGTGTGTTCGAGCAGCTCCGGATCGGTACGCAGGAGGAACTCGAATGAGAGCGGGAGTTCTCGCGGGACGCGGGGTTCGAGATCCACGTAAACAATACCGCGCTGGCCGGGAGTGAGACGCGCAGGACCGGACACGCGCAGGTGCAGCTGATCCGGACGCCAGGGCGATGTGAACAACGTATCCGCCTCAGCCACTTCCCCTCGATACTGGGCAGTGACATGCAGGGCACGAAGACTATCCGTGCAGTTCGTTTCCCAGGTGATCACGCAGTTCTGTGTGAGTATCTCCTCGCCTATCTCGCGCAGCAGTGCTGCGAGCTGCGCCGGAGCGTAGACGCGCTGATAATAGCCGCCTGATCGCCGCGCCACGTCCTCCATGACTCCCTGGCTCATCATGTTGCTGCCGTACCCGATCATGAACAGTGTGATGTTCTGCACCAGGATCGCATCCGCCACATCTTCAGGCCGTTCCGACGAACCATTGTCCACTCCATCGGTAAACACCAGCAGAAATTTTCTCGCAGCGGGATGTGCGGCGAGATCCTGCAGGGCGATGCTCATGGTGTGATAGATGGGCGTATTGGCTCCAAGCGAGAGATTACCGATCGCTGTTTCCAGTGATGGGATATCCCCGGTGAAATCAATCACGCGCTCCCCGCCATTCGAAAAGTGATAGATGGCGGCTTCGTCTCCGAGACCGAGCATGCGCACAACGGAGAGGGCACCCGTTTTCAGGCTGTCGAAATCCACTCCCGTCATCGAACCGGAGTTATCCAGCACCAGCGCCACCGCCGTGCCTGTCGCCGTGTCGGGACACCAGATATCAGCGGGGATGGACTGTCCGTTCTCGATCACGGAGAGCGAGAGTCCCTGCGTCGACAGTAGCTGCGCACCGTTCCACCGCACCGCCGCCTCCATTTTCATGCGTGGGAGCCGTGAGGCATCGATGGATTCTATCGATACGCTCAGGGGCTGGGCGACAGCAGGGATGGCTACCAGTAGAAGCATCACGGACGCTATTGCCGTTTGGAGTCTCATTTCACCATTACCTTCGTGTTTGCAACGCCGCTTCCCGTCACCAAGCGCAGCATGTACACCCCGCGCTCGAGTCCGATGGTGGACCATTGCACGGTTCGCCGGGTGACAGTGACCTCAGCATCCAACACCACCGCCCTCCTACGGCCAAGGAGATCATAGAGCTCGATGCGGACGGGTCCCGGCCGGGTGCATTCGAGCTCGGTATTCATCATCCCACCCTGCGACACCGGCTGTGGCCAAGTGGAGAGGATGCGTGGGGATTGCGGCAAGGACGGTGTGACGTTCGTCCAGTTGATGCCGCCGTTGGTGGTTTTAAGGATGGAGAATTGAGTTGTTACCCATGCGACGTCATAGTTATCTGAATAGATCCCGTAACCAGCATAACCGTAGAGCTCACCCTCAACTGAGTAGGTTCTCCATTCGTCC carries:
- a CDS encoding VWA domain-containing protein; the protein is MRLQTAIASVMLLLVAIPAVAQPLSVSIESIDASRLPRMKMEAAVRWNGAQLLSTQGLSLSVIENGQSIPADIWCPDTATGTAVALVLDNSGSMTGVDFDSLKTGALSVVRMLGLGDEAAIYHFSNGGERVIDFTGDIPSLETAIGNLSLGANTPIYHTMSIALQDLAAHPAARKFLLVFTDGVDNGSSERPEDVADAILVQNITLFMIGYGSNMMSQGVMEDVARRSGGYYQRVYAPAQLAALLREIGEEILTQNCVITWETNCTDSLRALHVTAQYRGEVAEADTLFTSPWRPDQLHLRVSGPARLTPGQRGIVYVDLEPRVPRELPLSFEFLLRTDPELLEHTALTPVTLGTITQNTAVQLIELRPGTYRFRAEYVYPGLETGHLVGISMRALAAASSRVVHIQIDSLTLTSGCPNTVTQDGFVMEICQCEETLIAHIDTVVIAPSGEELDVNVCWEFFGGQPSQLRGEVRYDSSVLVFSDVVSSDAGWDFRTELSEQGILLVEGVPVNPSGTPCMVLRFRTPITRDVLRDHVTVPKLTAYARCCEDADSLFSRVYVDGICNPLLRRRDIVSLFPQPASQQVQLTGQLQSIRSAARGRLRLYASDGTLVTEKAVTVRADGSISESLDVSTVLPGSYTAVISIGDRIFVKHLLRL
- a CDS encoding T9SS type A sorting domain-containing protein, producing the protein SLEMIGRGAIDISGYPDCYAITKSKIAVSNDGGMSWRSVVEAPKTLDAQGIILTGEGAVFLHYQERDSQRWKLLKSTDAGAHWDSIDVIQYGMMIGNIDQTGNSFGLGSLGNKFFISSTDEWRTYSVEGELYGYAGYGIYSDNYDVAWVTTQFSILKTTNGGINWTNVTPSLPQSPRILSTWPQPVSQGGMMNTELECTRPGPVRIELYDLLGRRRAVVLDAEVTVTRRTVQWSTIGLERGVYMLRLVTGSGVANTKVMVK